The following proteins come from a genomic window of Oncorhynchus masou masou isolate Uvic2021 chromosome 25, UVic_Omas_1.1, whole genome shotgun sequence:
- the LOC135513576 gene encoding forkhead box protein B2-like — protein sequence MPRPGKNSYSDQKPPYSYISLTAMAIQNSTEKMLPLSDIYKFIMDRFPYYRENTQRWQNSLRHNLSFNDCFIKIPRRPDQPGKGSFWALHPDCGDMFENGSFLRRRKRFKLLRAEHMACKSSPMMHYFHHQGKLSGGHHEHPGPAAAVGRLPHFQSYGSINCGQSGGFKHPFAIENIIGRDYKGVMTSGLPITSVMHHLGYPVPAQLSSVVNSMWPHVGMLSDSMSAIPVSSEYAPFGVSMKGLYHHASGQTLPAVPVPIKPTPSMGPMPGLSGLPSGPAQLCSSSSMLEKNGSDPLEGKGNAIHPALLLS from the coding sequence ATGCCTCGTCCGGGGAAGAACTCGTACAGTGACCAGAAGCCGCCTTACTCCTATATCTCTCTGACAGCCATGGCCATCCAGAACTCAACGGAGAAGATGCTCCCACTGAGCGACATCTATAAGTTCATTATGGACCGCTTCCCTTACTACCGGGAGAACACACAGCGGTGGCAGAACTCTCTGCGACACAACCTGTCCTTCAATGATTGCTTCATCAAAATCCCCCGGCGGCCCGATCAGCCGGGGAAGGGCAGCTTTTGGGCCCTGCACCCAGACTGTGGGGACATGTTCGAAAACGGCAGCTTTCTACGCAGGCGGAAGCGCTTTAAACTGCTGCGCGCTGAGCACATGGCCTGCAAGAGCTCCCCGATGATGCACTACTTCCACCACCAGGGCAAGCTGAGTGGAGGGCATCATGAGCATCCAGGCCCCGCGGCGGCAGTGGGCAGGCTCCCCCACTTTCAGAGCTACGGCAGCATCAACTGCGGACAGTCCGGCGGCTTCAAGCACCCGTTCGCCATTGAGAACATCATAGGTCGGGACTACAAGGGCGTGATGACGAGCGGGCTGCCCATCACTTCGGTAATGCACCACCTGGGCTACCCTGTGCCCGCGCAGCTCAGCAGTGTGGTCAACTCAATGTGGCCGCACGTGGGTATGCTGTCAGATTCCATGAGCGCCATACCCGTCTCCTCAGAGTATGCGCCCTTTGGCGTGTCCATGAAGGGTCTTTACCATCACGCCAGTGGACAGACGCTACCCGCTGTTCCTGTGCCCATCAAACCCACCCCGTCTATGGGTCCGATGCCCGGTCTTTCGGGCCTTCCGTCCGGCCCAGCGCAGCTCTGCTCCTCTTCATCCATGCTGGAGAAGAATGGTTCCGACCCTTTGGAGGGTAAGGGCAACGCGATACACCCGGCTCTTCTGCTGTCTTAA